A region from the Corallococcus silvisoli genome encodes:
- a CDS encoding c-type cytochrome has product MTLRMKLLVVPCAALSFAGGVALATSPQSKPAAKAEALPQHVLPPSKDGNLVLGLCDGETSMEVPGVKEGQKLTRAQAFAATSKLMEDWRQKNPDANWDDAPVLAQATAPDAKKSPTPAPQPNPGSRPAGGDVREGGVGAQTDAKQVPQQQKANVQTGHTYGAFSERDERIWADSTQAFVKEGHRVFHDADALGGTVGVSCDMCHPDAANTHPETYPKYQVQLGRVALLRDMINWCIENPVRGKPLADGDPKMRAMEAYIYAQRKGVKLEYGKH; this is encoded by the coding sequence ATGACCTTGCGAATGAAGCTGCTCGTGGTCCCGTGCGCGGCCCTGTCCTTCGCTGGCGGCGTGGCGCTCGCCACGTCCCCCCAGTCGAAGCCCGCCGCCAAGGCGGAGGCCCTGCCCCAGCACGTGCTGCCCCCGTCGAAGGACGGCAACCTGGTGCTGGGCCTGTGCGACGGAGAGACGTCCATGGAGGTGCCCGGCGTGAAGGAAGGCCAGAAGCTCACGCGCGCGCAGGCCTTCGCCGCCACCTCGAAGTTGATGGAGGACTGGCGCCAGAAGAACCCGGACGCGAACTGGGACGACGCGCCGGTGCTGGCGCAGGCCACCGCGCCCGACGCGAAGAAGTCCCCCACGCCCGCGCCCCAGCCCAACCCGGGCTCGAGGCCCGCGGGCGGCGACGTGCGCGAGGGCGGCGTCGGCGCGCAGACGGACGCGAAGCAGGTGCCCCAGCAACAGAAGGCGAACGTGCAGACGGGCCACACCTACGGCGCCTTCTCCGAGCGCGACGAGCGGATCTGGGCGGACTCCACGCAGGCGTTCGTGAAGGAGGGCCACCGCGTGTTCCACGACGCGGACGCGCTGGGCGGCACGGTGGGCGTGTCGTGCGACATGTGCCATCCGGACGCGGCCAACACCCACCCGGAGACCTACCCGAAGTACCAGGTGCAGCTGGGCCGCGTGGCGCTGCTGCGCGACATGATCAACTGGTGCATCGAGAACCCGGTGCGCGGCAAGCCCCTGGCGGATGGGGACCCGAAGATGCGCGCGATGGAGGCGTACATCTACGCGCAGCGCAAGGGCGTGAAGCTGGAGTACGGCAAGCACTGA
- a CDS encoding rod shape-determining protein, with protein sequence MFDWLHTLFSRDLAIDLGTANTLIYIRGQGIVSNEPSVVAVQQDSRGGKKVLAVGKEAKEMLGRTPGNIVAIRPMKDGVIADFEITAAMLRYFIQSAHNRKTLVNPRIIIGIPSGITEVERRAVREAAANAGAREVYLIEQPMAAAIGAGLPVTEPSGNMIVDIGGGTSDVAVISLAGIVFAKSVRIGGDKLDEAIIQYVKRKYNLLIGERTAELIKMGIGTAYPTDEVMTMEIKGRDLVAGVPRTLTVSSDEVRDALAEPVNGIVEAVKLTLERTPPELAGDIADRGIVLAGGGALLKNLDTLLREETGLPVFLAEDPLSAVVIGAGKALESLDILRQVCQPG encoded by the coding sequence ATGTTCGACTGGCTCCACACCCTGTTTTCGCGCGACCTCGCCATCGACCTGGGTACGGCGAACACGCTCATCTACATCCGCGGCCAGGGCATCGTGTCCAACGAGCCCTCGGTCGTGGCGGTGCAGCAGGACTCGCGCGGGGGCAAGAAGGTCCTCGCGGTGGGCAAGGAGGCCAAGGAGATGCTCGGCAGGACGCCGGGCAACATCGTGGCCATCCGGCCCATGAAGGACGGCGTCATCGCCGACTTCGAGATCACCGCCGCGATGCTGCGCTACTTCATCCAGAGCGCGCACAACCGCAAGACGCTGGTGAACCCGCGCATCATCATCGGCATCCCGTCCGGCATCACGGAGGTGGAGCGCCGCGCGGTGCGCGAGGCGGCCGCCAACGCGGGCGCGCGCGAGGTCTACCTCATCGAGCAGCCGATGGCCGCGGCGATTGGCGCGGGCCTGCCGGTGACGGAGCCCAGCGGCAACATGATCGTCGACATCGGCGGTGGCACGTCCGACGTGGCGGTCATCAGCCTGGCGGGCATCGTGTTCGCCAAGTCGGTGCGCATCGGCGGCGACAAGCTGGACGAGGCGATCATCCAGTACGTCAAGCGCAAGTACAACCTGCTCATCGGTGAGCGCACGGCGGAGCTCATCAAGATGGGCATCGGCACGGCGTACCCGACGGACGAGGTCATGACCATGGAGATCAAGGGTCGCGACCTGGTGGCCGGCGTGCCGCGCACGCTCACGGTGTCCAGCGACGAGGTGCGCGACGCGCTCGCGGAGCCCGTCAACGGCATCGTGGAGGCGGTGAAGCTGACGCTGGAGCGCACCCCGCCGGAGCTGGCCGGTGACATCGCCGACCGCGGCATCGTGCTGGCCGGTGGCGGCGCGCTGCTCAAGAACCTGGACACGCTCCTGCGCGAGGAGACCGGCCTGCCGGTGTTCCTCGCGGAGGATCCGCTCTCCGCCGTGGTGATTGGCGCGGGCAAGGCGCTGGAGTCGCTCGACATCCTCCGCCAGGTCTGCCAGCCGGGCTGA
- a CDS encoding glycosyltransferase family 2 protein gives MLVSLVIPVYNEIPTLAEILRRCTAVDFPKELVLVDDCSKDGSREFLRQLSEQGLEVLGGTPKNRNEIRVLFQEQNQGKGAALRRGFAEATGDILLVQDADLEYDPKDIPRVIQPIIDGEADVVFGSRFIGSPRRVLYYWHTVLNNMLTTLSNMTSGLNLTDMETCYKAFRAEVLRSVHVEEDRFGFEPEITAKVARGNWRVFEVPISYHGRTYEEGKKIGWKDGVRALYAIAKYSVKR, from the coding sequence ATGCTCGTCTCGCTCGTCATTCCCGTTTACAACGAGATTCCCACCCTGGCGGAAATCCTCCGCCGCTGCACCGCCGTGGACTTCCCGAAGGAGCTCGTCCTGGTGGACGACTGCTCCAAGGACGGGAGCCGCGAATTCCTGCGCCAGCTGTCCGAACAGGGCCTGGAGGTGCTGGGGGGCACGCCGAAGAACCGCAATGAAATCCGCGTGCTCTTCCAGGAACAGAACCAGGGCAAGGGCGCCGCGCTGCGCCGGGGGTTCGCGGAGGCCACCGGGGACATCCTCCTCGTGCAGGACGCGGACCTGGAATACGACCCGAAGGACATCCCGCGCGTCATCCAGCCCATCATCGATGGCGAGGCGGACGTCGTCTTCGGCAGCCGGTTCATCGGGTCGCCGCGCCGGGTGCTCTATTACTGGCACACGGTGCTCAACAACATGCTCACCACGCTCTCCAACATGACGAGCGGGCTGAACCTCACCGACATGGAGACCTGCTACAAGGCCTTCCGTGCGGAGGTGCTCCGGTCCGTGCACGTGGAGGAGGACCGGTTCGGCTTCGAACCCGAAATCACCGCGAAAGTGGCGCGCGGCAACTGGCGCGTCTTCGAGGTGCCCATCAGCTACCATGGGCGCACCTACGAGGAGGGCAAGAAGATTGGCTGGAAGGACGGCGTGCGCGCCCTCTACGCCATCGCGAAGTACTCGGTGAAGCGCTGA